Genomic segment of Chrysemys picta bellii isolate R12L10 unplaced genomic scaffold, ASM1138683v2 scaf680, whole genome shotgun sequence:
TTCAACTTCTTGAAGTCGTCAGTTTgggtttaatcaaaatatcagttTCTGTAGCCCAACAGTAGGAAAATAAATGCTCTATTTAATATTCTAAAAGCTGAGGACAAACTACAGTGAAACATATCTGTCTACaaggtttagttttgtttttgtttttttaaggacttttcatcctgttttggttataaaatgaaaatgtttgttttcttgtgATTCCTTTGTATTTCTAAAGTACagttacatttaaaatgctatgtcattttaatttatctttatctttatatttttctatttatcAGGAATTAAGTAGTTAAGAGTTGTAGTTATTCTCTGTATCATTTGACACCGACCACATGCACTTAGCCATGATGCTTAAAAGATGGATTAGAAACTAGGTTTAGTTTGTCTAGCTTTATCTGTTCTTTCATCTTCACAGCTGATGTAAGGAGTGTGTCATTGATGATGCCCAGTAATAGGTATGCTAACGTGTAGCTTATTTTATGCTTTGAATTAGAGTATTGcttgaaaaacatatttttgattATTCCTTTCTTATCACAGCTATGCTGGTCAGCATATCTGTGAAGTGGTATGTTAAGTTATTCTACATAAGATTGTGCTTTCTGCTTTGTCTAAATGAGTCCTAACTTTTTAGGGGCAGTCCTAACTTTTTATACACGggtggtttttgtttctttgtttttgtcaccataactatattggtttagtAACATatgtagttaaagcagtacaacaccctagtgtggacacagctatacCTGTACAAAGATGCTTATAATGGTACAGTTAATTccccagagccaggatttcactcagtatCTTTTGCAGGGACAATGTATCTTATTTTtagacaaactgatttttttttagttgctCCTGGAACAATCTCAGAAGCCCTCATAAATTTTGAGCCATTAATGCAGTGGTGTGGGAATTAGCAAATCTGTACTCTTTTAGAGAACTGAGAATTTAGTACTATAAAGTgactttttttggtgaaaaatggtcTCTTAGTTAGTGTCTTCTATCTACGGAATATAGAAACAGTATTAAAGATGACTATTGAAAGTAAACCAAGTTCATGCTTTACCTGAAACTGTGGTTTTAGTTGCATCTTCGGAACATCTGTTTGTCATATCCATAGATACTGAATCTTTAAGTGGATTTATGGTTTTCCCCCAGAGACTGCTTTTTGGTCATCttaattacaattttttaaaatatgaagtgtATACTGAAGATTATTACTCCATGAACTAAGATCCATTTGAAGAAGAGAAAGTATTCGCAACCAATACATTTGTGCCTGTTCTCTCTTGCTATTCAGAATAACTTTGGTAGAGCTAGATTTCTAGtaaagaagcaacaacaacatTTGCAGTTGAAACAGGTTTTATTTGGGTACCTTTGGGGGTTCCAGTTTTCTGGATAATGCCACGATAGAATAtgccaatttaaaatattttcttccccggaactgcacaggaaaaaaatattagtgCATAAGTATTAGTGCATTTTGTTTATGTTCgataattctttttttttcttttcagaccaGCCAGACCATTCAAATTACCAAAAAGGTAAGGTACCGTATAAGCACTTACAAATCTTGTGCATGTTCTCTCATGTGTTAAGAAAACCGTGTCTCATACAAAGGTGTTAGTGTATTGTAAAATTAGCTGTTGTGCATATGACTAGGTTTCCTTCTAAAAGCAGATGGAAAGAATAATACTAATTTTGGACAAATATTCCGTGTTGTCTTctgattcttttttaattttattttctttacaaattgtgtgtgtgtgtgtgtgtgtgtgcgtgcgcacagCTGACCACAGTCCTGCTCCTGAGTGTACCACCAGAAACTCTCTGGTCCAACACCAATAATTATAAAACAGCTTGATTTTAAAAGCTCAGGAGAGGGCATTGCAATAATCTTTCCTACTCTTAAACAAAAATACAGCATGGTTAATGGTAGAAAGAAGAATGGCCTACCCAAAATGTTCATGCACCTGAAATATTAGATACCATTTCAAATAAACACATGTTAAAGGAATAATCCAGGTGCAGGAATTGCCCTCAGTAAATAATAGATCTGTTCAGTGAATATACTGCATATAAATCCAATCAAATACATTTCCACTGTACATGAAACAATGAAAACCTCTTAAATATACACCAACTAGACATTTTGAAAAGTTGTATATATCTTTTTGTGTACAACCAGATTGTTATGAACCCGGTTTTTCTTCTTATACACAGAGATACAGATTCACAATGGAGAACTCCTAAGCATTGTTTTATTGCTTAGTATGCAAACATGATTTCCCAGCTCATTAGAAGTGCAGCGAGGCAAGTAAAGAATCACAAATATATGGATTGGGTAGATTAGGAAAGAGGAGCACCATACCACAAAGCAGTGTAGGAAATGTTAACGTACTACAGACTAGACTGAATGCAGCAGATGTTTTGGCATAAAATAAATTTCAGGCAGCAATGAATTTTGTGGCTAGTGGGAACTTCCACTTGATTCGGACTACTGAATGGCCGAAGAAATGACTTGCTTACCAGTCTGGCCCAGTCCTCTGACTCTTCTCAGCCAGTTGCACCAATGTATTGGTGGGTTTAGTCAGCTAGTATAAGGCAGGAAACTgaggccttgattcaggaaagctcttAAACACATATTTAACTTAAAGCGTGCCATTTTTAAATTTGAGTTCTTTCTTGAATAGGGGTGgatttaagcagatgcttaattgcttttctgaattgggggcAGAGGTCTGAGGCCAGTCACTTTCATCTTCAGGTCAATGcacccacatttttttaaattcaggtcAAATCCACGGCTTGCCTTTTAGGGGAAGAactacaatttaattttaaagctcCCACCTCCCACACAATGGCTACGAAATAAGAAGAAGTGGAGAGACCAGCTTTTCCTTTTGAATAACAACTCAGGATCTCAGTTGTTTGTGGACAAATCACTTGAAGAGATTTCTTGCTTTACACCAGTGTCATTAGTGGTGCCAAATGAAGCTCAGACAGACAAAATCTGAAAATATGAAGTTGAGAAAAGAGAATTAATTACTGTATCTCAAAAATGTGCGCTGTCTGGAAAGGGAAAGATATTTCCAGATTTGTCAGAGGCAACTTAAAATTATTGTGAATCTATTTGATACACATactcatgccttttttttttttttgcattttcagtGAGCTGTGAAATTGTTTATATGCTCAAGGTACCAAAAAGCACATAGGCTAATTAACAAAGTGCATCAGAGTGTTGAAAACCAACAAGGATTGCAAATTATGTAGAAACAAATGTTGTTGTCACATAGTTCAAATGGATGCTTTTGCTATTCTGGCTGCAGTGATCGTTGCTGATACAAATATCCAGTGTATGACTGTGATGGGACCGACACTGGAGCAATGCTGGGCTAGGGAGGCCCCGCCCCTTAACAAGTTGAACTTGCATAGCATGTTCTCAGTCCAGGAGCAGTTTTTAAAGGACATTACTGCTAGGAGAAGGGAGAAACGAGTGCATGTGACACCAGGAAGCCAGGCTGATGCTGAGAGCTGTGTCAAGAGTAGCAACAGCTCTGTGAAGGCTACTCTAGCAGCAGGGACTTGGATTCATCCCTTTCTTTGGGAGTTGAAAGCTCTACGAGAGATTAACTAACGGAACAGGACACTAAGAGACTGAGGAAAGTCTGCCTAGCCTATGATTATGCCCCAAACTAAGGAACTCCAGATGTTAGGAAGTGACCTCAGAGAACACATAATTTGGGGTAGTTCAGTAACTGGGCTGGATACTTGGATAACCTCTAGGGCCCTGGTTCGGGACCCGGTGAAGTAGGTGGGTCCCCTACTTAGCACCCTTTCTCCTGCTCCTCTGTATTGACTGGACTCTGGGGGACCAATCAGAGTACAAGGGGGTGATTGAGACCACAACTGAGGCCCCCTCTGGGATGACTAGGCCAGCAGAAACCATAAGGCCAAGAGCTATCCACTAGGCTTGCTGGTCATCAAATCTTCCCACTACAGTGACACGAAAAAATAGGACAATTTACAAGAGTAAAGACCTGGTAATGTTTCCTATATAAGGTTTATTAAAGTCTTTAAACAGGTCATGTAGGCCACAACTTTCTTTAGTGTTCTTGAGTGAAGAGTTCTGCTCAACTGAGATGAGCGCAAGCTGCTCAGCAGAGGATGGAATCACACACACAACAGGGTAAAGGAATCATTCTTGCAGTAGCAACATACTGGTGAAAAATAACTTTCAAGTCTTCAGAGCTCTCGACAAACATTTAACTAGTCAATGTAGAATCTGGTGTATATAGAAATATTGAATCCTGtaaatagaaaaatgttattaAGTCATCTACTCCCTCTCCCTTAaacttttatttaataataaattgcaCTTCAAACAGATTTAGAAACTTTCACTAAttaaggttgagaatccctgtgtGAGATTGGTAAATATTATTCCACATTTATctatggagaaactgaagcaaagccacactAGCACTTGAATCTTCCCAAGTCTGTGCTGAACCCTGCAGAACATACCCCTTTCTCATTGCTGAAGTGAAGATTTTTCAGGTTGAGGCACACTGCAGAGGACTCCCAGGGCAGTCAGTAACAGCATTGTTGGTTTTATTATAGAGAAATGGTAAACTGCTGCCAGAGTGACTGTCCTGTTGCCTTGGGATAAAAAGGGGAATTCGATGTTGTTTTAGCAATAGAACAGAAAATCTCTGGACAGAGGGTAACTGGGTCCAGGTAAGAACATACAGATGTTGTGCTGATCTGATTTTTCAAAACAACAACAGTCTCTCGGGGTAGTGAAAGTAGGTGTAGAGAGAGCTGTAATATAAACTAACCTTTATTTTAGTCTGCATGGAGATTGAGGAGGAAGTAGAATATAAATTGTCCTGATTTAATATTTACATGTGTACAACTACTATCAATATGCTATGATTcatactgtgacgaactgggactgttcttactgtggtgtgtgaatgctgacaggggagcgtggctaggatagtctgcattgggggatgggagtctgcccgaaggcgaatacctgagcgtgtaacatgagaacccaggaaggggttggaggccaggtgacaccttggcccgggaaactgaacaaaggctgtgggaggggtcgctgaaggcagagtgttggaagcgggctggagagatggctgggaggcagagatgactctgaccccccaaagggggggggggctgggatgccctgggaccccaagctggacctaactgaggggggccctgttgtctgtgcctgcaagacctgtcttggactgtattcctgtcatccaaataaaccttctgctttactggctggctgagagtcatggtgaatcgcaggaagccgggggtgcagggccctgagttccccaatactccgtgacacatactcaaatgttttttcaaaatgcatcacaaacctcaccgGACTTTGTCCCCTCTGTTCTGAAGATTAGACAGCATAACCTTTCTGTAAAGCTGTCCTTGGAACTCCAGGACCTTGATTTCAATGACTGATGTAAGACTAATTATAGTGAACTTCGTACTTCTGGGTttcatttttttgctttttttttattgcacacTTTTTGTCAATGTAACAAGAACCTCTTATTgagataaatatttaattatgtatGTGAAAGCTTCTTTGCTCTAAGAATTTATTAGCAAGATATGATATATACTGAAATCTGAGTATGTGTGTGGGTATTGCAGTTTATTTTCATCCTTGAACTTGCAGCAAATTCTGTGGACTATCATAATAGGCTCggaataactttttttaaattgtagattTAAGTTAGAAAGCAAATGGTTCTTCTGGCTTATGCAAATCACTTATTTTCTTGTGTAGTACAGATCAGGGAAAACCATTCTGACCAAACCAGAACTATAAAGTTGAGGAAGTAGTATAAAAATCAATAATGCATACTTGGTCTTATGATGCAATTTGACTTAAAATGATGTTAATTGTGCTTTATCCATAGTTGCCAGAATAGATTGAGTAAAAGTAGCAATTATCATTACCTGACCTGTGAACCAAAGAAATCTATTTTTGAATAAGTCAGAAATAATAATcttagaggcagcagcagcacacacaaaaatgctaAACTGAAATCTATATTTTTATAACAATCTTAAAGAAATACCAATGGACtggtgagagagacttttttttttaacaagaaccCAAATGAAGTTTCAAGAGGAGAGGGAATTGCTGGAGATGAACATCAtctttttttggtctgtttctcacttcaatttaaaaaaaaaatgaaaatgagattaaactggATCTCACATAGATACCCGGCAAAGATCTGAAGCCTCCATTTAGGTGTAATAAAAAAATAGACCCATGCTTTAGATGGGTCTTATTCAGTAAGGAGAGAGGTGTGAAATAATTCTGTTCTTGTcttcttttgttttcaaattccTCTTTCcttgctaaaatattttttttttctttccttatagTTATGCAGCCCTGATAGCTGACTGGCCAGTGGTGGTTCTAGGCATGTGTACTGTGTTAATAGTGGTGTGTGCGTTGGTTGGCATATTAGTTCCAGATCTTCCAGACTTCTCTGATCCTTTGCTAGTAAGTTAGCATCTGTTTCCTGTACTGTCAGATAATTTTCTCTGCTGTACTGTTTCCCCCAACAATAATGGTAAACAGGTAAAAATGTAAGTAGAGTTTAGAGAACTTGTTACATTGCTTTCCAATACAGATgtgcccaaaccaaaaccccaaatcTGAGCACATCTGAGCTTTTAGGACATTTGGGTATGAACTTTGCAGTCCAGACCCAGCTATATTTTCACAAGGGCTGAGGAGCTGCTGAATTTTTCAGATTTTGTTGGTAGAAATGACAGTTTTCTGTCAACATAAATCTATTTGGGTTGTTCTGAATATATTTTAAGAGAGAAGTTCTTGTATTAGCAAGGCTAACAGATGTAGTGAGACTTATCTAATAAATCCTATGGAAGAGAATAGTAGATCGTAGAGTTCGTGGTATTTCTTCTAATGCAAATGTCCTAGTAGATCAAGAAACCAAAAGAGTTAAGAGGGATACAAAGAGGTGGTTGCACATCAGTCTGTTTTGCACTAGATTTGAATTCCAGTACCCAGCAGACAGCTATCCAAAGCTTATACATGTTCCACAAACAAATTTCTATGCATTTAATATTGTTGTGAATTTACTCCATGCATTAGAACATAGTCACAGTAGACAGGTTCTCTGTCCTGGAGATCATAAATTCTAAATTAGGTTTCGGAGTGGGGTGCCAGGATCTATTAAAGGAAGAGGAAACCTAAGAACTTTTGAGTAATGGAGTCCTATCCGTAGTGAAGGTCTGAAAGGAATCTTTATCTGATTCTGATAAAGACTGTGGTCAGTTCTTATTTGTTCTGAACCAGCTCAACCATGTATTTAGAACTGTCATGGAAAGAGTTTTACTTGACTACCCTAAAGTACTACAAAGTTACTGTTAAATTGATACTATAATACCATTCCACTGTACAGAAAAAATGAAATTCGGTAAACTAGTATTTCTAGAAACAGCCAACAATAACTTGTCCTAATTGAAACATAACTGAATGTTGGTGCCCAGAGTCCTAGGCTGTCACCCTTAACCCCTGGACGGTTCTTCCTCTCTAAGAAGTCTCTGATTATCCTCTCTAGttataccttttcccccttgtaacggtgtgggactcacccctgcggcgcttctttctggtcatccagggacttagctcatttctagccagagcaccctctgatggtcaccatcctgctcgacattagcccctgtgtccctcccggaccctggtgtcctcccctgtcagggtcctgcccccaacagtaacccactatctagggattcccacccaggggaatccccaccccctatcctccaccttgcctcagtggctactgccagtcaccatctagccctgtttcactagggccgactgcagtctgtaatggccactcatcattggcaggggactttggacctgctgcctttccctacaaCTCAGTACCAATCTGGgacttggacaaggccctgcagcctggggagttgccagcctggagcttcccagctcctctggcctttccctagccctgcttcactccagtaccCATAGCTTCCCAAACAGCtaggtccctctcccttcagagctagaggaagattgactgagtgtttggctcacagcccttttattaGGGCTAGCTGTGGCCTGATGGGGGCGTGGTCCAGCTgtagctgcctccccaatcagcccaggcttgctgctttccccagccacagccctctgcagggttgttccaaccccttcagggctagagcgggcaaccgccccgctacactcccctttgaatcaccaccctaaataatccttctccatcctatgtgttgacatagttcaaatatctgttgattgctatcatttcccttcccctctctctgcccctctctcaCCAAGTTCTGGGCCTTGGAGACATTGAATTTTCCTTGTCCTGTAGGAAGGGAATGCGTAGTCTTGTTTTATATGGTAAGTTGGTGTTATTCAATAGAATTCTCTTTGCAATACAGGAAATCTCTTGTATTGTCTGTCTCTCTTAATTTTACTCCATACATCAGTCCATCAAACAccttgatcatttttatatattctggattttgaagacaggaaaatggacaaatagggcaccaaaattctttatctagccattgatactgttacctgtcaaccatgagtttcagagtacaagccatcagacctcagtgaagatgggctgtagaaacagagttacacttcctgcatccgaagaagtgaggttttaacttacgaaagcttatgcccaaataaatctgttagtctttaaggtgccaccagactccttgttgtttttttagagttacaattgtgaagcatagagcgacttgactagcagtatgttctttctgcaaaactgaattctggcaatgctatacaatttcatggtttgggaataaaggcagttttagcacacatacgtaattatattctgaaatactAAGAAAATTTATTGAtaggtgaaaaattgaaaattgtcaatattgccagtttatagtgttacccataaaagctaatattgcatatttgacattgtttgctttcacaaattaaccacttaattttttttattactatagataagagtttgtctcagaaaatagaattggaagcacaagaagccgagcttcagcatttaaaaaacaacaataaattgcTCCAGGATTCAGTCCAGGAGCTACAACTTGAAAATGGAACCCTTAAGAAGATGAACAaggctttagaagaagaaaaagtagacttactagaaacaaacataagttttTCAGATAGTTTAATAAGGCATTTCATACTTAAGCTTTTAAGAGCCAAAATAGTTATTTGTGTCCTTTTTAATATCTAGTCTCTATTCTAATATAACATTTGCTATAACTTCTCCATTAGTAGCATGGAAATCTCATTAAATCTGTTACCTTATAAACTTCTGGCTATCAAAGATACAGGAGGTCCTTAGCGGGACACCTGAAAACATGATAAAATATGCACGTTTTGTCTGTTCTGTggcccagcttttctcctcatttggaacaaagaggtgattcctCTCACCTGTAAAACTGGGAGGTGGACCAATGTTGTTGCTgaaggctccaggactaagctccatccttcacctcaggccaccagaaattgtgtccaccagcagaacgagttggcggttcagtttctcccaacaactttgttttatcatgaatttttgttcatttttctgctacattgatttcatttcaacttcttgctcctctttctctctcctcaaatAAGTTCTCTGGATCCGCAAACACAGCACTTCTCAGTAACTCCCTTTGACCACTAGTGCAGTGGTAGAAAAGCACAGCAAAATCAAGCTAAGTCCAAGTAGTTCAGTGGGCAGCTTTTTAGGGGTCTTAGAGGGTAACCTACGTCTTGCTGCTACAAGCCACCAACCCTTgctgtgtgaggggatggagctTTGTTGGACCAGTGCACTAGTGCCCTGCATGCGCACATAAACACACCCACATAGTCTGCTCAGGAATAACACTTGGAAACTCCATATGCTCTGGGTCCCAAAAAGACAAATAGAATTGTCCCCTTTGTAAGGAAGTAATATGTGTAATTAATGAGCAGGAAGTATAAACATCAGgctttaaatcttttctcttgCCTTCCCATCCTTAGGATGTGTTTGCTGGGGTTTTCTCCTATATGCGGGTCTCCTGGAGTGCTCTGTATcagactcactgccccctcccaccctggagtaTATCTGAGTGTGCAGAGACACGTGTTACTTCTGGGAAGCCCTGTCTCAGGTGGCAGGGTAATGTAAattgttcatctctgcttttcaacctgggatcctctttcaaccagggaagggggcccaaATTTGAGGTCACAATGGAGTGGGAATTGTCCCTGTCAGTTTATCAGGTCAAGGACCCAGGCTTTACCAGGGAAAGGAGTTTggagtctcctccccctctccataggcttgctcagcgttgaaggattaaagagcactttagacagtgtgtgtccagaacagaggcacataagaattccattccttatgtagctgcaccatcaggggattacagaggcatcaaggagaaatcccttcccatgttcAAAATGGCTCCTGCTTTACTGAGTAAAAACCCCCAAGTGGTACTAAGTCTCTTCGGAAGGGTGTAGACAGACACCCTTTCGGGCACCTGGGGCCATCTAGCAAGCTATTCCAACAATCAGCATTTGTCTCAGTACCCCTACTTAGTTGAgaaatgcccagagcagggtgattagcgtgctacctcacttctgtaaacaatcgggggaagtaccccatgtacacaaccacacaaaaaagaaatcccaaacccaCATGACTCTCTCATCACCGGAAGCCAGTGTcttgaaaaaaacctcaataataataaactatctagtttctcatgctttcctcctttgagatcatcatttctggttaaaactagatgttaaactaaaatgtaaggaaaatttgaaagtttggggaacctaagtgcagcagtagtcctaccagagagagacatcgccatgcctccacttatggtgcaaaggaaacaataccttacttgccagggtctgtacttcaaaattagaccgtgtttaaacatgtcttttcactctgcCCTTAAGGTTAACCATAACTGACTGACTGTGATATTAAACATAacagtgcagtgtctacactgcatgttgtaacatcatgttaatgaacacattaattaataccttgtgaaacttcccactgtagacgtgcccctattgtctttaaactgcttctactacctcattatgtcacatgcaacttgtgagagcatatcagttctgatgtatgcagaatttccatctaaattattaattaagtgattcttcttatgacagcactatttttgctaataatttagataggcgtttttagtttttaaacctgtccatctaggtgaatttcttcttatcaattccctctgcattttctagAGTGCAGTCTTTTTCTACTTCCATTTGTGGTGAATGACGGACTGTAGTTCTGTGCTCTCgcttcagaaataaacacatgaaaaagcaaTCATGTAGCACAGTGTGGAGCCCGTATTGTGGCAAGCAGGCACTGAGTTACAGTGCTCACTCCATGCCCAGCTAATGGAGCACTGTGCTTGATATTTACATTATCCTG
This window contains:
- the LOC135972195 gene encoding protein dispatched homolog 2-like isoform X2; amino-acid sequence: MMPSNRPARPFKLPKSYAALIADWPVVVLGMCTVLIVVCALVGILVPDLPDFSDPLLLDNLKSTIQRKKQNGFARSKMKTWMKSCKQLEKGKKMLEKQIAEHGAPLKEQKPSMG
- the LOC135972195 gene encoding protein dispatched homolog 1-like isoform X3; this encodes MMPSNRPARPFKLPKSYAALIADWPVVVLGMCTVLIVVCALVGILVPDLPDFSDPLLFWALETLNFPCPVGRECVVLFYMIRVCLRK
- the LOC135972195 gene encoding centromere protein F-like isoform X1, whose amino-acid sequence is MRSLVLYDKSLSQKIELEAQEAELQHLKNNNKLLQDSVQELQLENGTLKKMNKALEEEKLDNLKSTIQRKKQNGFARSKMKTWMKSCKQLEKGKKMLEKQIAEHGAPLKEQKPSMG